Genomic DNA from Halanaerobiales bacterium:
GATTTTAGGTTATTATTAAACAACTGAGAAAGAGGCTATTTAAAAATAACCATTAAATTACTGCAAGAATCATTGATGTAATCATAAAAATTATTGCAAGAACTGTTGTAATCTTACTTAATTTTTCATCAAGACCCTTTTGTTTTCCAAAAAATTGTGATGCTCCACCGTCGATAGCACCTGACA
This window encodes:
- the secG gene encoding preprotein translocase subunit SecG — encoded protein: MLVLKIFHLIVSLGVIVGFLLQSGKSAGLSGAIDGGASQFFGKQKGLDEKLSKITTVLAIIFMITSMILAVI